Within the bacterium genome, the region GCTGTTGCCTTTAAGGCGAATGCCCACGCTGTCGAGCGTATCCACGGCGTCGAAAACGACGCTGCACATGATATATTCCTCGGTAGTGTGCGTCGCATCCAGCGCCGGCCAAAAATCCGGTTCGTCGAAATAGACACGCACCGTATGGACTGTATCGCTGAAAAAATCCGCGAATAGAGGAGATAGAAGCGGCAACCCTATCAATATGAAAATAAGTAGTAATCTATTCTTTCTCGTTTCAATCATCGATCTCTCCTTCTATTGAATTACTTCAGATAAACGATTTTTTCTGTTACAGATTTATTGTCCACATTAAGATTCACAAAATATGTTCCGGAACCAACAGAATCCCCCGGATTCCAAATCACAGAACCGACCTTTACACCCACACTCTTCGAGGCCGGTAATACGATACTCGAAACAAGTCTTCCTGAAATATCGATTACTTTTATATCGAGTGAAACATCGGCTCCGATGCTGGATGAGTATTCGACCTGCATCTTGACCGTCGAATTGAACGGATTCGGATATGCCAACAGCGAAAAGACCTCCGGTAAAACATCATTTGAAACGAATATCGAACCCCAGATATTCTCCGCCCCCGGAGTTGCCTCGACGCATATCTGCCAAGTCGCGCCGCTGTTCGGATAACGGCCGAAACTGCTGTCGGTGGGCATGACCGTCCAACTCACGCTGTCACATAATCCCGTGCCGATAAAATCGGAGCCGGATAGGGCAAGCTCTTCGCCATCTGCGGAGAGTTTGAAGCTCGTGTGCAAATCGCCCTGTTCGGGGTCGCTGTCTGCCCATACGAGAAGGTAGCCGTCCGAAGGAACCGTCGTCCCGTTCGGAAAACTCCACTTGCGCGGCTCGGTAACATCGTCCGAAACCCACCAATTAGATATATCCACCGTCGTATCGCCGGGGTTGTAGATTTCGAACCAGTCGTCGAATTCGCCCATTTCGTCGGCGATTGTCGTGTCGTTATCCGCCATAACCTCGTTTATCAAAATCGCACCGGAAACATCAACCTCATCGCAAGGCCCGATATGACCGGAAATATACAAAGATCGGTCGGCGGTGAAATCGCGCACACCGGGGATAAGTCTCACATGAGGCGGGCTTCCCACTACAATATCGTCATCGAGATTCGCCTCGAAATTGGCGTTAGTATATTGTTTGTTCAAATCGGCATATACAAAGGGACGGACGAGATCGGCGAGTTCAGTCACGCGGGCGTCGAATGTCGTGGCTTCGAGTGTGGTTTCAAGAAGTTCGTGCAGCGCGCAATCCACGAGTCCTCGGAACGGCGGCCAGTTATCGAAAAGCCTCTCGGCAAGCGGTCGCCCGGATGAATCCGGCAGTCCGCCGGAATTATACCAGTCTATAGGCAACTCCCTAAGCTCGGTGGCATCGAAACCATACTTGTTGAAGACTCCGAACGCCAGATTCAGGTCATAGACGATGTATCGTCCGATCGTGTCGTAATCGAAGCATAAAAAATAGTTGCGTCCGAAACCTTGATAGCTGTCGAGGTTCACGAGAAAAGTATTCGCTGCCCACGCACGCGCGAAGCCGACGGCATCGAAACGGTCGCAAATCCCTGCGGCGAAAGTGCTGTCGTCCGTATGGTTGAGGAAATCCAAAAAATCGATAAGGTCGAGCCAATCGTCCGCGCTTTCGTTGGCAGAGATTTGATATCTGCTCATATACGGGGCAACGCCCGGACCGAGCCATTCGAGCGAAGCCAACCTATCGCAATTGTATAGGTTGCCATCGTTATATCCAAAAAAGCGGGTCATTGCCTGTTTGTTCGTCGGATCGACGGTCGAATAGAATCCCCAATATATGTCGTTGTAATAGACTACCGACCAGCTCGCCCTCGGACATGGAACGCCCAAACCGTGGAAAATCTCCGTAGCGAGTTTCTCGCGTATAAATGTCGGATCGTTGTAGCAATTGTTGAACGATATCCGCTCGTTGCCGAGATAATCCATATCGTCGATGTATTCGTCGAATTTTAGGTGAAACGGCTTTTTCCTACCCGGATGGTTATACGAACTGTTGCCTTTAATACGGATACCCACGTTATCGAGCGTATCGATCCCGTCTATCACGACGTCACAGATGATATAATCCCCGGTTTCGTGCGTGGAATCCAGCGTTTCCCAAAAATCCGGGTCGTCGAAATAGACGCGCACGGTGTGGACGGTATCGCCAAAAAAAGACGCCATCAAAGAAAATACAACTATACTTAAAACAAATGTCATTAATATTAATCGCTTCATCCTATTCGCTCCATTATTTATATTTTTATTTCTATGATTTTGACGATTTAAACTGTATAAGGTTTATTTTACCATGAATATTTAAAACACTTTTCTTTTGCATTATTTATGCCATTATCTTATCTATTCTTATCTCTTTACAATACAATCAGTTATATGCTTTTTAGATTAATATATGTTGTTTTATCATTAAATATTGTTACAATATGATAACACTATTAATATTTTTCTCACTATTACATTATTACATATAGTGTTATAGTGTTATAGTTTGCTATAGGTGTTATATAATAATAACACCTGTTCCATCTAACTATATATCTTCATTTAAATCAATATGTTACAACTATTAGAATATAACTCATAGGCTGGCGCGGGAATGGGGAAAACAACAACCAATTTGCATATACCAATAGGCAAGATGGGAGGGGTGGCTTTTTGCGTCCGGGATGGCGAAGAAAAAATAGAAAAAGATAGATCAAAATAAATATGAATAAACCTTCATTTTACAATAATTCAAGGACTTAGCAAAAAGCGTGACAGCCATTTCGTAGGATAAAAAAAGGGCGCCCTTAGGCGCCCTTGAAGCCACTTATGTGGCTATATATTCATTATTTCATCCTCTTTTTTCCTCTTAAGCTCGTCGATCTTATTCGAGTAATCGTCCGTAAACTCCTGTATCTCATCACTTCCACGCTTGGCATTATCCTCGGGAATATCTCCAGACTTCTGGGCTTTCTTTATATGTTCTACTGCATCCCTACGGATGTTGCGAATAGAAACTTTTCCCTCCTCGGCAATCTTGGCGGCAACCTTAGTAAGGTCTTTCCTGCGTTCTTGAGTTAACGCAGGTATTGTAAGACGAATAACATTACCGTCACTCTGTGGCGGAAGATCAATATCCGAAGTGTTAATAGCGCGAACTATGGGATCGATAGCATTCTTGTCCCATGGCTGAATAACAATAAGTCTTGCCTCAGGGATAGCAATCGAAGCTACCTGATTAATGGGCATCTCCGTGCCATAATAATCGACTCTTATCCCTTCAAGGATCGCACTCGATGCCTTGCCGGTGCGAAGTTTAGCTAAATCCTTAGCAATTGCATCCAGCGCCTTTGACATTCTATCCTTTGTTTTTTCTAGTATATTATCGAGCATTTATGCCTCCTTTTTTTCCGCAGACTAAAGTCCCAATGGCATCCCCTGATAGAACACGGGAAAGATTCCCTTTTGTATTTAGATTAAAAACCACTATCGGAAGCCCGTTTTCGGCACAAAGAGCGATGGCCGTGTGATCCATAACACGCAGATCCTTTTCGATAACATCCATATAGCTAATGTGATCAAATTTTATCGCGCTTGAGCTCTTCACAGGATCGCTGTCGAACACTCCATCGACCTTGGTTCCTTTTAAAACAACTTCTGCCCCTATCTCAATAGCTCTCAGAGCTGCAGCTGTGTCTGTCGTGAAATATGGGTTTCCAGTCCCTCCGGCAAGAATGATCACTCGCCCTTTTTCAAGGTGGTGGACAGCGCGCCTCCTGATATAAGGCTCAGCAACTTGATCCATCTTTATTGCTGTGAGGACACGAGTGTGTAATCCCTTTTTTTCAAGAACAACCTGCAAAGCAAGAGCATTAATAGCAGTGGCAAGCATTCCCATATAATCGCCAGCCGCTCTGTCGAAACCGAGTTCGGTACCGGCAAGCCCACGAAAAATATTACCCCCACCAACAACAAGGCCAATTTCGGCTCCAGTTGATTTCGCTACAACTATCTCATCTGCAAGCTCGGAAATTCTCCCCGAACCTATACCATAGTTTCCTTTGCCCTGTAATCCTTCTCCGGATATTTTGAGCAAAACCCTTTTATACTTTGTTTCCATAATTTAAAAAAAACGGAGTCTATTCCCCAATCTTAAAACGCGCGAAACTGCCCAACTGTATATTTTCGCCAAGTTTTCCAATAATCTCTTGGAGCACAGTCTCGATCTTTTTATTTGAATCCTTTATTGAAGCCTGACGTAAAAGAACTACCTGATCGTAGAACTTCTCTATTTTACCGTTAACAATCCTATCGAACATAGCTTCAGGTTTGCCTGTAGCGCGCGCTTGCTCAGTATATATTTCGCGCTCTTTCTCGATAATTTTCGGATCGATTTGTTCCACTGAAACGGCCAGAGGATCCTCAGCCGCTATCTGCATAGCTATATCGTTACAGAAACCAATAAAATCCTCGGTTCGGGCAACAAAATCCGTTTCACAGAATACCTCGAGAAGGACTCCAAGTTTCGATCCCTGATGTATATAAGCGTGTATCCTGCCTTCATTTGCCTCTCTACCGAGTTTCTTTGCGGCTTTTGCAATCCCTGATTTGCGTAAGTTTTCAACCGCTTTTTCGACATCGCCACCGCTCTTGACAAGAGCATTTTTACAGTCCATCATACCTGCACCGGTCATCTTACGTAGCGTTTGAACTTGTTTCGCATCTATATTGCTCATTTCTTCCCTTTCGTGAACTTCCTTGGATTATTACTCTAAGGATAAGCTATTTGCCTTGATTTTCTTGATTATTAATAGCTTCGGGTGTCATTTCTTTGCTTCGCCGCTTTCGGCAATTCGAGATTCCTCATCTATACGCTCGAGTAACTGGCTTCCAGAAAGTCCATCGCGAACAGCATCGGCAATAGCTCCAGCAATAAGCTTTATGGACTTAATTGCATCGTCGTTGGCAGGAATGGGATAATCGATGTCTTCAGGATCGGTGTTCGTATCACAAATAGCAACTATAGGAATATGTAGTTTTTTGGCTTCACGAATAGGTATCTCTTCCTTTTTAGCGTCCACGATGAAGAGTAAATTGGGAGTCCTGTCCATATCGCTTATTCCACCAAGAACCTTAAACAATCTCCCATAATCCTTTTCAAGCTCAAGAACTTCCTTTTTAGTTAGCATATCGAAAGTTCCGTCTTCGCGTTGTTTTTCAATT harbors:
- the rpsB gene encoding 30S ribosomal protein S2; the encoded protein is MLPNVTLEDLLDAGAHFGHQTSRWHPKMGKFIFGHKNGIHLIDLKKTLFCLLEAYEVVRRTVSNNGTILFVGTKKQAKSIMKEEAERCGMYYVSERWLGGMLTNFRTIRSSVDRMKQIEKQREDGTFDMLTKKEVLELEKDYGRLFKVLGGISDMDRTPNLLFIVDAKKEEIPIREAKKLHIPIVAICDTNTDPEDIDYPIPANDDAIKSIKLIAGAIADAVRDGLSGSQLLERIDEESRIAESGEAKK
- the frr gene encoding ribosome recycling factor; the protein is MLDNILEKTKDRMSKALDAIAKDLAKLRTGKASSAILEGIRVDYYGTEMPINQVASIAIPEARLIVIQPWDKNAIDPIVRAINTSDIDLPPQSDGNVIRLTIPALTQERRKDLTKVAAKIAEEGKVSIRNIRRDAVEHIKKAQKSGDIPEDNAKRGSDEIQEFTDDYSNKIDELKRKKEDEIMNI
- the tsf gene encoding translation elongation factor Ts, translating into MSNIDAKQVQTLRKMTGAGMMDCKNALVKSGGDVEKAVENLRKSGIAKAAKKLGREANEGRIHAYIHQGSKLGVLLEVFCETDFVARTEDFIGFCNDIAMQIAAEDPLAVSVEQIDPKIIEKEREIYTEQARATGKPEAMFDRIVNGKIEKFYDQVVLLRQASIKDSNKKIETVLQEIIGKLGENIQLGSFARFKIGE
- a CDS encoding CotH kinase family protein, translating into MKRLILMTFVLSIVVFSLMASFFGDTVHTVRVYFDDPDFWETLDSTHETGDYIICDVVIDGIDTLDNVGIRIKGNSSYNHPGRKKPFHLKFDEYIDDMDYLGNERISFNNCYNDPTFIREKLATEIFHGLGVPCPRASWSVVYYNDIYWGFYSTVDPTNKQAMTRFFGYNDGNLYNCDRLASLEWLGPGVAPYMSRYQISANESADDWLDLIDFLDFLNHTDDSTFAAGICDRFDAVGFARAWAANTFLVNLDSYQGFGRNYFLCFDYDTIGRYIVYDLNLAFGVFNKYGFDATELRELPIDWYNSGGLPDSSGRPLAERLFDNWPPFRGLVDCALHELLETTLEATTFDARVTELADLVRPFVYADLNKQYTNANFEANLDDDIVVGSPPHVRLIPGVRDFTADRSLYISGHIGPCDEVDVSGAILINEVMADNDTTIADEMGEFDDWFEIYNPGDTTVDISNWWVSDDVTEPRKWSFPNGTTVPSDGYLLVWADSDPEQGDLHTSFKLSADGEELALSGSDFIGTGLCDSVSWTVMPTDSSFGRYPNSGATWQICVEATPGAENIWGSIFVSNDVLPEVFSLLAYPNPFNSTVKMQVEYSSSIGADVSLDIKVIDISGRLVSSIVLPASKSVGVKVGSVIWNPGDSVGSGTYFVNLNVDNKSVTEKIVYLK
- a CDS encoding UMP kinase; this translates as MMETKYKRVLLKISGEGLQGKGNYGIGSGRISELADEIVVAKSTGAEIGLVVGGGNIFRGLAGTELGFDRAAGDYMGMLATAINALALQVVLEKKGLHTRVLTAIKMDQVAEPYIRRRAVHHLEKGRVIILAGGTGNPYFTTDTAAALRAIEIGAEVVLKGTKVDGVFDSDPVKSSSAIKFDHISYMDVIEKDLRVMDHTAIALCAENGLPIVVFNLNTKGNLSRVLSGDAIGTLVCGKKGGINAR